The Triplophysa rosa linkage group LG15, Trosa_1v2, whole genome shotgun sequence genome has a segment encoding these proteins:
- the LOC130566231 gene encoding trace amine-associated receptor 13c-like, with product MDLSLQEYDSTQFCFPALNNSCIKNTNSIITQTMLYLILLSAMIVTILGNSVVIISIAHFRQLQTPTNILVMSLALADLLLGVMVIPFSMVRSVDGCWYYGEAICLFHSSFDLFLTSVSIFHLIFIAIDRYQAVCHPLQYPTRVTIPVAWVMVLLSWSLAALYSFGLVYSKANVEGMDEYFASIDCIGTCNLYFNALWSVLDTLFTFFVPCSVMIGLYARIFFVARKHARNIGDQHEHENTFKTSRKSERKAAKTLGIVVGAFILCWLPYFINSMMDPYLNFSTPFELFDTFSWLGYFNSTINPIIYGLFYPWFRKTLYLIVTLRIFEPNSSDISVFTI from the coding sequence ATGGATTTATCACTGCAAGAATATGATTCCACACAATTTTGTTTTCCTGCACTGAACAATTCTtgcataaaaaacacaaacagcatAATCACACAGACAATGTTGTATCTCATTTTGTTGTCAGCGATGATTGTGACCATTCTAGGAAACTCAGTGGTCATCATCTCAATAGCGCACTTCAGACAGCTCCAAACACCCACCAACATACTGGTGATGTCTCTGGCTCTGGCGGATCTGCTGCTGGGAGTGATGGTCATACCGTTCAGTATGGTTCGCTCTGTCGATGGCTGCTGGTATTATGGAGAAGCCATCTGTTTGTTTCACTCCAGTTTTGACTTGTTTCTCACATCTGTGTCTAtttttcatctcatttttatTGCTATTGATAGATATCAGGCCGTGTGTCATCCGCTTCAGTACCCTACACGAGTCACTATACCTGTTGCTTGGGTCATGGTGCTGTTAAGCTGGAGTTTGGCTGCTTTGTATTCTTTCGGCCTTGTGTACTCAAAAGCCAATGTGGAAGGAATGGATGAATATTTTGCATCGATAGACTGTATAGGAACTTGCAATCTCTATTTCAATGCATTGTGGTCAGTTTTAGACACATTATTTACTTTCTTTGTGCCTTGTTCTGTCATGATCGGACTGTACGCCAGGATTTTTTTTGTGGCTAGAAAGCATGCAAGAAACATTGGTGACCAGCATGAACATGAGAACACGTTTAAGACTTCTCGAAAGTCTGAGCGCAAAGCAGCAAAAACCCTCGGTATTGTCGTGGGTGCTTTTATTCTTTGCTGGTTGCCATATTTTATCAACTCTATGATGGACCCTTACCTGAACTTTTCCACTCCATTTGAGCTCTTTGATACATTTAGCTGGTTAGGCTACTTTAATTCTACCATAAACCCCATTATATATGGACTTTTCTATCCATGGTTTAGAAAAACACTTTATCTTATTGTAACACTGCGAATATTTGAACCTAACTCCTCTGATATTAGTGTTTTCACTATTTGA